GGAGTCTCTGCACATTCATATTTAATTGGTTTATGTAATGTTCAATTATAATAAGTATAATTATTAAGCAAAATAGGTTCAATTGTAATAAGTATAACTGgtataaataaatttgggaataAACCCAACTGGCTTGGTAAATATATAGCACAATGGTGGGACTTGAAAAATATAGGTATAGCAGAGTATTGCCTACAGTCAAAGTATGCTTGATATGCCATGGATGTCAGTCAATATGCTCACAACACAGAGGGAATGAACAGTGTAATCCACCAAGTGTGTGAAAAAGGATTAAGAGAGTATTTATTATTCTAGAGTTCTtgatttagaattatttaaaacatttttattttcatttttttaggagAGTTTTAAAACTGGTAAGatatacatgacataaaattaaccattttttgcccttttaagtgtacagttcaatggcattaagtacactcaCAATGCTGTGCAAacattaccaccatccatctcaagaactctttcatcttgcaaacagaattactttttaataatatgCAATGCCAAGCACACAGCTCTGATATGCTATTTTCTAAGCAGATACCAGTGGCACTTTGTAGCAGTGCGAACTTGGGTAGCTCATTTAACCTACTGGTGTCTTCAGTTTCTaacctataaaatggggttaatatCTTCTCCACAGAActaacaaaaagaacaaaattatatttgCTAAAGCGCTTTGAAAACTGGAAAGCATTTTACAATTGCTACTTAcggttatttttattaatagaaaatttaaggATTCATAGAAAGCTGAGTCCACTCATTctcatcattttataaatattatttctacatatttagGTTATTCAGATCTATcatcatacatatattttacttgtttatttgtttgttgattgactgattgaCTTCCATCCTACTAGAAGACCCATGagggcagtgattttttttactgttttaccCATTGCTCTATTTCAGAGCCTAGAACAGATTAAggcatatatatttcttttttttttttaagattttatttatttatttgagagagagagaccacgaggtgagggcagggagaggcagagggagagggagaggcagactttctgctgagcagggtgccatcatggggttcgatcccaggacccccaagatcatgacctgagctgaaggcagatgcttaaccgactgggccacccaggtgccccaaggcatatatatttcttgaataaagagTGAATTATTCTATACATCAGTAACTATGATATTAGTGCTCAAAAACTACTCACTCATGATATTGTCAGCTCAAACATGTAAGTCTTTAGGCTTTCCCAGTGCAAAATTAGTATGTGTGAAGCCCCAAGTAGAACATTTCTACTTTGAGGAAACTTCTCAGACTAGTTCAGAGTTGAAAGGAAGTCAAGTTTTGGAGtaaatagagatgaaaaatattattcaaattttcaaaatgtgttctGAATTTAACATTTTAGGTTATTATCAGTACAATAAGAGATAGGTTTTAATTGGGTTAATTTAATGTAACCAAAGAGATACTGTAAGTAatcattcttttctaaataaaacaggCAGACTCAATTATTGTTTTATCAATGTCTGGTTTCAAGTGGAGctatatgacttgctttggcaaATGAAATGTTGAGTGGAGGTAACCTTATGTCATTTCTGGGTGGGAGTATTTAGTTGCTGGTACTTAGCCCTCCATCATGCTCTTCCCTTACAGTAAAGAGTGTAGAGGTACCTACTGACATGGAGGTACCATAAGATTATTCTGGAATGCTGAGCTGACACATAGAAGGCAGCCTTCCCCAGAGAGTCTCTTGGAATCACAGCTGATTTTATATAAGCAATAAATTAACCTTTGCTGATTTGGAACTTGTGTATTATACTAAGATTTGGGAATAGTGTATTATAACATAACCTAGTCTATAgtgacttatatatatatatatagacaataTTTTgccctacattttttaaataaatttattttttattggtgttgaatttgccaacatatagaataacacccagtgctcatcccatcaagtacccccctcagtgtgcgtcacccagtcaccccaccccccgcccacctccccttccactacccctggttcgtttcccagagtgaggagtctctcatgttctgtctccctccttgatatttcccactcattttttctcctttcccctttattccctttcactattttttatattccccaaatgaatgagaccatataatgtttgtccttctccgattgacttacttcactcagcacaataccctccagttccatccacattgaagcaaatggtgagtatttgtcgtttctaatggctgaggaatattccattgtatacatagaccacatcttctttatccattcatctttcgttggacaccgagactccttccacagtttggctattgtggacattgctgctagaaacattggggtgcaggtgtcccggggtttcactgcatctgtatctttggggtaaatccccagcagtgcacttgctgggtggtagggcagatctatttttaacttgccctacatttttaatggaaagttaaaataacaatttatatatgaatatatatatacattctatGGGAGAAAAAGCCATATATAattatgtggttttaaaaatggaGAGTAGTACTATAGTGTTACAGACACGGTATCAATGAGTTCTAGGTTCCTTTAAATCATCTTGATTTCTGATGTGAGGAAGAACTTCAACAAAGCTGCTTCTGAGGTATTTGAGAATAATCTTTTTGAGTTATCATGATTACTAAggcttttcatctttttctagattctttcCTTTCACAGAAATATATGCCTTCTTCAATAATCTCTCCATATTTAGACTATCTTTTCTTTgacctgttacttttttttttttttttttggtcagtggTCTACTGGGTTCTCctagatgatgatttttttttccaccaaaggGTAAGAATTCAAAATTGTGAGTGATTTATAGTGTATTTATAGTGAAAGTCTGGTGAGAACTCAGGTATTTATAGTGCAACTCCGAATCCTtgccttttacatttttgaaatactTTGGCACTTTACTAGAGTACCTTGCTAAGGTTGCGTGTGCCCTCCCTTTtcgaaagaaattttaaaaaattaagtgggaGTGGAATGGGGTAGGGGCAATGACTCACTCATCGAATGAAGATTTATTCAAGTACTGTTATCTGTGATAAAGGAAGCTGTTAAGAGTCACCATTTCTGAATAATATTGGAAGAATTTAAACAGGCATTTTCCAGAATTGCCATTGTTTTCTTTGGTATTTCATTAACATTGTGGGTGGGGAAGTGCTGCTGAGGGCCACGGagcaaaataagtgaaagggaAACAGCTTTCATTCCTGGTGGATTTCCTGTATTACCTAATGAGGGCAGCCACTTACATGTTGATTCTGtacaattcaattcaacaaatattttttgagcacctcCTAAGTGCCTGCTAGGTACAAACAGTGAACAAACAGACAGACAATAGAACCCTGTCCTTGGGAGAGTTCACCTTCTGGAGGTGTTGATCAActgataaaaatgtcaaattatttgcttttccCAGTAGTCTTTCCTATGTATCGGAAGTGATCATTGGTACAAACATTCAAACTCGATGGTGAAGCACCGAGAGGAAAAATCCTCTTCACTCTGGTGGAACAATCTCATTTAGATTCATGctaaaagattcatttaaaaaatacgtGCAAAACCAGAAACCTATCAACCCCCACTCGATTTGCGACATAAGCATGATgtatttatctttgcttttaaattcaGGGGTTGAGGGGCGGATCTTCAGGGAGAAGGGCCCTCTTCCCTCTGAAAGCTCACAGTGCCGCCGCTGGGCACCTACACGGCAGGCCGAACGTCAGTTTCCCTGGATGCTGCTCTCTAAAGAGCGTTTCTATTCGTGGACGCGGGGATGACACCATCTTTTCTCCCCAGCAGTGGCGGTTCTAGAATTTCTACATGGCCTGGGGGATCGGCTGGGTGGGCGGGCAAGCTGATGGAGAAGGGGCGTCGGCACGCGCCCGAGGCCCGGCGTCTGCGGGTCGGAGGGAGAAGCGACGCCCCGAAGCCATCGCGGGGCTGGCACTGCAGCCCGGAGGACCCCACTCCGCCAGGCTGGCTCGGGAAGGGCGCCCGGGCCAGGTGAAAGGGAGCCAGGACGCCCGGAGGCGGGACTTGCACAGACCACTTGTAGGGTCCGTTCGCAGATTCCCGGAGGGACCGGGGGAAGACGCCCTCACAACGAGGGGGAAGAGCTCGACTTGGCCGAGgaacctctccctgccccccccgcccccgcccccgcccaagGTTTCCCACGGAGAGGTCCCCGTCGCCCTGCATCAGGCTGGGCGGAACCCGGTCCGCATCACCACCTAAAGCCTAAAACCAGCCCCCGACACCCCAACACTCCGCCGCCCTCCGAACGCAGACATCGCGGGCGAAAAGAGGCTGCACAAATCACGTAGAAAATTAGGCTGCCCCTTTCCAAGGCGATAATCAAATTAGCCTCAAATTAAACGTGAAATTGGCCCTCGCCGGCCGCGGGGACAAAGCCCCCATTGTCCCTGGGCCCGGGtagcggcggcggcggtggcggtgcCCACCCAGCCTAGGCCAGCAGCCCCGCTGGGTCCCCCCGcggagggcgagggcgagggcgaggtccgcggcgggcggcgggcggcgggccggggcAGCGCCCGAGCTCGGCCAGCGCGCGCAGcaggcgcggggggcggggggcggggggcgctgcgggGCTCCGGGCGGCGCCGAGCGGGGGCGCCGCGGCGAGCCGAGCGGAGCGCGCAGGGCGTGCGGGAGGGAGCGGGGCGCGCGCCGGGCTGCGCGCTCCCGGCGTCCGCGccgcctctccccgcccctcgcccccTCCCGGCCTGcgccctccccctctccccccgccccgcgctcccgcccAGCCCCCGGAATCAGTGCAGCTGTCGCCGTGCAGGCTGCGGATTCCTCCAGTCCCTCCCTCGGCCGCCTCTCCGCCCGGAGCGAGCGCGCAGCCCCGCGCAGCAGCGCCCACCGGTCCCGTCCTGTGAGCCCCGGCCCCAGCCGCGGACAGCCCCGCGGAGTCGCCTCCCGGCCCACCCGCCCGGCCGCCGAGGAGCGGGAGGAGGACGGGACCccggcgcccccaccccctgacccGCGGGAGGTAGGTAgatgcggggcgggggggcgggctgGAAGATGCCAACTCACTGGGGCTGCCTCCGGGCGGGCTCCCGGGCggcgggagggcaggaggaggggcgcgGGCCCGGGCCGGGAGGACGCCGCTGCCTCGCCGCTGCCCCGCCGCTGCCCCGCCGCTGGCCCGGCGCCCCGGGAGCGgcgtgggggcagggaggctgcggagcccgggcgggggcggccgcggaGCCGGGGGCTCCGGTGCTTATTCGTGCGCGGGCGCTGCGGGCAGGGGCGGCGGGTCCGCAGTGGGGCGGCCGCAGCTCCCCCGCGCGCACCGCGCCCGCCCAGCCCCATCCTCGGGCGCAGCGGCGCCGATTCCTCCTctgcctccgccgccgcctccctcccGCCGGGCGCAGCGGCCCCTGCACGGGGGTGGGTGCGGAGGGCGCAGCGGGGGGCGCGTATTCTCGGGCGCCCTCCCtgcggccggggcggcgggggcgcagCGGCCGGGGGATGCGGCCAGGCGTGGTCCCCGCTGCGCCGCGCTGCAGCTGAGCCGGAGGCGGCggcccccccgcgcccgccgcctgccccccgccctctCCCCGTCCCCACTCTCCCAGGGCTGGGCGTGAGCCGCCTCGGGGCGCCCGCCCTCCGGCTCCAGCCACCGGCCCCTCAACAGGTTTGTACCAGCGCGGGGACCCTCCGGGCCGGCCCTGGGGCGCGGGGGTGGGCCGGGAGCCCCTCTGGTCCTCATCCCTCCCACCGCGCCCGCggccctctttttttatttttattttttgattttcttGGTGGGGGGAGCCTTCCCTTTGTTTTTGCGAGAGGAGAGCTGCCAAGTGCCCGCCGTCCGGTGGGGAGGGGAGCGCTGGCGAGGTCAGAATCCGACCCAGGTCCGTGGTCTTCCCCATCCGGAGCGGGGCCCCAGAGCGGggacagggcggggggggggggtgcagcagAGGAGCCGAAGGGATGCGGTGGGGGTTAGCTGGGCGGGGAGGCGCGTTTTTGGCAAGATGGATGGCTCCCGGTGCCCTCGCCGTGATGCAGCACAATGCCGCAGCCTCGCAGCCTCCCCCGGTTCTCGCTGccgggcccggcccccgcccggccccaccCAGGCCCGGGGCCGCCGCTGCCGCGAGCCTGTCCTGCTGCTTCAGCGGGATGTGGCGGCCGGAGGACCGGGTCCCCGAGCCGTGGgcgtggggcggggcgggcctgcCGTTGGGGTGACCCCGCCCGCCCGGGTGGGGGGCTGTGCTCGGACGGAGGGGCGTCCTGCGGCGCCAATGCAGGCTGGGGGCCGGCCTGCGAGCTCCCCGAGGTACCTGAGCGGCAGGGAGGGGCTGCGGTGCGCGGGCCGCGGGGTGCGCAGGCAGTGGTGCAGTCGGTATCGCGAGTCGCAGGGCGGTTCTGTGCATCACCCACAGCCTGTGACTACAGCCCGGCCACCACCGATTTCTTCGTTTGTGAAAAAAGTTGATTAATTGAAGCTTCGGTAGCGATGACGTTACAGGACCTCTGTCTTCGGTCAGTTCCTATTAAGAATATGAATGTTCCTACaggaaaccattttattttttgagacgGGATGATTGATGTGTTTTAGTTCTTACGTAtctgagacattttaaaaaatgttaaggttCGGTCCGTTGTTTTAAAAGGAGCGTATTTTTTGACGGATGGTGAATTGTCTCTTTAACCTGTGTTTGCTTTGCGTgcatcatttgcctttttttttttttcctgtaaatcaAGCACAGGTAACagatttggattcttttttttttctttttttttttaagattattaggTGAGTGGTGTGATTGTTGCTAAATTGGTATTCAGATTGATGTGGCTAGCCAGGTTAAGCATCCTGTCATGACTAATGGGATTATCATGGCAACTGACTGCGtttgtgtttgtatgtattttttgtgtacatattttttttttttttgcagatctAGCCCAGGAGGGGGATTGGAGAGAGGCAGACCACCAAGGCCTCTGTGGCTGGTATCTGGTCAGAAGGAGATGATTCCCAGTGTCCTTATCTGTTTAGGTTGGGAACACGGGATTTCTCTTCTAAATGTCACTGCtacaattaatttattcaatgcAGGATGGCAAATGGGATGCATCTAAATGTCCCCTCTTCTAAAATGTCTCTGTGAAAAAGGGAATTTCAGTATGCTGACTGGAAGGGAAGGTCAATGTTTCAACGCAAGGGCAtgtctacttttgtttttaaaaaatctctaatgCATTCAGCTCAGTGGCATTTGATTTTATGCGTCTCTGCAGAGTAGAACTGAACGTAAATTGCGTGGTTTACGTGCATTATTTTGAGTTTCTCTAATAGAGGGCTGttaaaatgtaagatttttttgAATTTGGGTTTCATCATTGCTTCGGTTGTATAAAATTGTGATGTGTGAAGATGCTTGGGAGTATTGTTTCCATGGATTACCCAGACATTTTGGATTTATTATGTTGTAAAAAATATCCTGTGTTgatggcgcaggggtttagctgTTCTGACTTACACACCAGGTGCAGAATTCTGTTAGGTTACAGTCTTTGTAACTGTGTCATCTCTGGACTAACCAAACCCTTCATCTGAGAGTAAGTGTTGGGACAGTGAGGGAGCTGCTGTCACTTGGTCGGCTCCTGCTGTGCAGGCTTTCTGTGCAGAGCATCTCTCCGGGTGAGACTAGTAACAACAGTCTGTGATGTTGTAGGAGCGAGTAAGAAGACCTCACTCTACTTGTGACACATCCTTAGCAGAGCCTTGGCATTGGCGtttctttggaagagtttgagtgGTTATTGAGTGCGGTATGTATGAAAGCATGACTCTACGTGTAGAAGTATTATTTTGAGATGGAAGGATTTTACTACTACTAAACAAACAGACATGATGAGTGGAAAGTATTTGATGTggtttcaattaaaataataaactttttgtTAAGAGCCTATTAGAATTCGAGAGCTATTCGCACATACATTACGTATGTATACAGTGCTGTGATGCTCCTTTAATTATGTTGGGCCATGACAAACATCTGCGTTATAATCAGTCTTTAATTACTGTCCTGTGGATTTCCTTATGGCAGTCCTGGCTTCTTCAATACCACTGGGAAACCGTTCTTCCAAAAGGAAAGGGCTAATACTCCTTCTGGAAAGGCTACTTCTGTAGGTTTGTCGAAGTGAGTAAAACTTCTCTCGtggattt
The Canis lupus dingo isolate Sandy chromosome 10, ASM325472v2, whole genome shotgun sequence genome window above contains:
- the LOC125755873 gene encoding translation initiation factor IF-2-like translates to MGKTTDLGRILTSPALPSPPDGGHLAALLSQKQREGSPHQENQKIKIKKEGRGRGGRDEDQRGSRPTPAPQGRPGGSPRWYKPVEGPVAGAGGRAPRGGSRPALGEWGRGEGGGQAAGAGGPPPPAQLQRGAAGTTPGRIPRPLRPRRPGRREGAREYAPPAAPSAPTPVQGPLRPAGGRRRRRQRRNRRRCARGWGWAGAVRAGELRPPHCGPAAPARSARARISTGAPGSAAAPARAPQPPCPHAAPGAPGQRRGSGGAAARQRRPPGPGPRPSSCPPAAREPARRQPQ